The Verrucomicrobium spinosum DSM 4136 = JCM 18804 DNA segment CAATTGCCGGTGAACCGACGGCCTTTGAGCATGCGGTTCACTTGCTCAAAGAACTCGCGCATTTCACCCCGACGTTCACCGGTGACCTCCTGGAGGTAGCGGAAGCGGGCGAGCGAGCGACGGGTGAAGTCGGCGGTGCGACGGTCGATTTCATCCGCCATGGGCAAAACCATTTCCAAAAGGCGGGAGAGTTCGTCCAGGGCGTTCCGCACCTTGGCCCGGGCAGTCTCCGCGCTCATGCCGTCGTGGCGGCGGAGGTACTCTGTCTGCATGGCAGACATGGTGTCGAAGGAGTCCATCAGGCGCTCGCCGATACGACGAACGGCATCTGGCAGGCGGGTGGGCAGGCGGGCGCGGACCAACTCGGCGTAGCAGGTGTGGGCCACCTCCTCGGCATACCGGTCGAAGACCATCTCCAGATTGCCCTTCAAGGTGTCTTCCTCCAACTGCCGCCGGGTCAGGCGCTGCACAGACTTCTGCATGGTGCGCAGCTCATTGAGACCCTGGCGGGCGTAGCTGAGGCAGTTCTCCACCGTCTGCCAGGGGCGCTCGATGATCTCCATCTCGTTGAAAAGGAGGGCGCACACGGCCAGCAGTTTGTCTGTGAAGACGGCAGCGTCCGGGAAGGCGATCTTCCGCAGGGCCATCATCATGGTGGAACTGTGCGCGTCGAAGTACACCCGACGCTGCCAGTCCCGGCGCGGCGGCTCCTCCAGCCAGCGGCAACGCACCAGGTGGTCCAAGACCTGTCGGGCCTTATCCCGGGCGGTCAGGCTGATCGCTTCGAGATCCTCAAACGACGCTGCCGGGGTAGGCTCGCCTTCCGGTGTGAGCGTATCCGGCTGAAATTCAGGGTGATCCGTCAGTATTTCGGCGATCATGGCGATCGCCTCCTCCCGGGCGAGCCCGTCTGGGCGCTCCTCAGATTCCCGGTCCAGTGCCTCCAGCACATCCACATACACCATCGCATTCTTCCCGCTCAAGACGCGGAAGAACGCCAGATCGCGGATTTCGCGAAGCAGGCTCTCGGAGAAGGCGGGCATGGTGGGGAGGTGGGGGTGGAGGGACAGGAAGGGAACACTTGGGCGGGGAGGGGGTCAAGTGCGGGTGAGGGGGAAGTCAGTGCGTCGGTTGGCAGTTGGCAGTTGGCAGTTGGCAGTTGGCGGGGGGAGGGCGCGGAGTACAGGCTTCAGCCTGCGGAAGCTGGATGTAGGCCTGGGCCTGTGGGCCGGAAAGTTGACTTGCACTTGGTGACTGACGCCTCACTGCCATTGGCAGGGACGTGAGCGAAACGATACCCCGGGAAGGTCGTTTGCATTCCTTATCCCTTGCGGGATGAGAGCGAAGGACCTGAAAATGAGGCGGCGGACCGACCTGTGGATTTTGTCAGGCGCCAAGGCGTTCTCGAATCCAGGCCGGGTCACGGCGGCAGTCAATGACGGCCCAGACGACAACCACCTCGTCATCGAAGGTATAGTAGATGGCGAATGGGAAGGTCCTTGCAAATGAGACGATGCTAATCGCGAAAGCCCACCCGATGTATTCCAGCAAAAAAACCTGAGGCTTCTGATATCGGCCTGAATGCTGGCCCGAAAATAGTCACCCAACCCGAGTTACTGGTGTTCATAGAACCAGAAGCCGTCGTTTAGATCTGTCAGTGCGTCTTCCGGGATCCGGATCAGCATTGCTTCTGGCCGATAAGGTTTTTTGCTGAATCCCAGTCCAGAAGTTGAGCCTGACCTGCTGCCCCGCGAGCCCGACGCTCATCAAGCAATTGCTGATGAGCCAAGGGAACCGGCGCACTCGAGATTTCAGCATGGAGATCCTGCCAAAGCGATTCCATAAGCTGGAACTTTTCGGCCAGAGGCAATTTTTTGATCTCGGCAATACTCATGACTGTGAAAGTAGTCTTGTGTGGCGAATTGCCAAACAATCTACTGTTGGGGTGTTGTCGCCGTAGCGGCAGAGTCCTTGGGGCATGCGAGCTGTCCTGGGCCGAATTTGCATCCCGGTGAGTCAGGACCGCTGCTGTGTCCGTCGGTAGCGTTGCAGGGGACTATTGGGCTTATCCGGCAGTGTTCGCTCGATCAATCCCGCGTCCAAGGCTGGTTGAAGGTAGTTTTGACGGAAGGTCGGCCTATGGGCGAGGCCAAGTTTGGTCATGCACTCCAGGGTCGAGAGAGCCTCTGATCCCAAGCATTTGAGAAGGGCTTTGACTTGGTCGGTAGCTTGGTCGGTAGCTTGGTCGGCAGCTTGGTCGGTCGATGCCACTTCATTCAGTGCTGCGAGCACTGCCGAAAGGAGAAACACGATGAAAGGGGTGGACTGGCCTTGTTTGTCAGCCTGAGCCAGCGCGCGATAGTAGTCAGATTGTCGGTCACGGATCACGCTCTCCACCGGCAGGAAGGCGAACAGAGGTTTCCAACGACTCAGCACCAACGTTTGCCAGAGGCGCCCCATCCTGCCGTTCCCGTCAGAGAATGGATGAATGAACTCGAACTCGTAGTGAAAAACCGAACTGGCAATGAGGGGGTGCAATCTGGTCTTCTTGAGCCAGTGGAACAGATTTTTCATAAGGCCCGGGACGCGGGCCGCTGGTGGAGCATAGTGCACAATCACATCGCCTTGTGCGATGCCAATGCCGCCTGACCGGTAGCGCCCTGAATCTTTGATCAACCCGCTCATGAGCACTCGATGTGCGGCCAGCAAGTGCTTTTCGTTAACAGGGTTCCACGTGCTCATGGCTTCATAAGCCGCGAAAGCATTCTGGACTTCATGAATTTCTTGTGGTGGGCCGAGGACGCGTTTCCCTGACACGACTGCCGTAACCTGCTCAAGCGTGAGGCTGTTGTTCTCAATGGCCAACGACGCCTGGATGCTCTTGATCCGGTTGCTTCTACGGAGTGCCGGTGCGCTCGATGACTCTTGATGGAATCCCTGCCGCCCAATCTCCTCGCTGATCTGCGCCACGAGATCAAGGATCTCTGGCGTCAGCGTGAAAGGCGGTTGGTAGTCTGTGGACACTCTGGTCGGGCAAGTGGGTTGTGGAGAAAAACGGGGGAGCGGGCAGGTTGCACCATGATCTGTTGCAGAAAAGATCCGCGAGGAAAGGACTCATTTTTGCCAGTCAAAAAAACGGGGTGGGGGGGCTGAACATGTGGTTTCGCAGCCGACTGTTTTGCCGCGGCCGGGGGTTCGTTGTAAAAATCCCGCAACCCTTCCTTCCAGCCACGAGGTCGTGCTGGAGTTGCTTTCCACGAACCCAACGTGTCCGCCAGAGGCCGGGACGTCCAGTTCAACCAGGGAGTTGGCCTCGGCTTCGGCGAAGGGGAAGCACTCTGCGGGAAGGAAGGGATCATTCCGTGCGCTGATGATAAGGGTGGGCACGGTGATGCGGGGGAGGAGAGGCTTGGAGCTACAGCGGGCCCAGTAGTCTGCGGCATTGGCAAAGCCGTGCAATGGGGCGGTGTAGCGGTCGTCGAACTCCCGGAAGGTGCGGATGCGGTGCAGGCCCCGTACATCCAGTTTCCCGGGGAAGCGGTGGTGTTTTTCCTCGATCTTGGAGATCAGGCTGACGAGGAAGCGATGCAGGTAGAGCTTGTTGGACCAGAGCTGGTCCAATGTCCGGGCGCTGGCGGCGAGGTCCACGGGGCTGGAAATGGCTGCGCCCGCGACGACCTTGGGGTGGGGTGGTTGCTCGCCCAGGTACTTCAGGGTGATGTTGCCGCCCAGGCTGAAGCCGACCAGTGCCACCTGATCGTAGTCGCCCGCCTTGGCCTCAATCAGAGTGCGTAGGTCCTGGGACTCCCCGCTGTGGTAGGAGCGAAGCAGGCGGTTGGGCTCGCCACTGCAACCTCGAAAGTTCCAAGCCAGCACGTCCCAGCCCTCCTTGTGAAGGGCGGCAGTCATGGTGCGTATGTAGAGGCCGTCCGCTGATCCCTCAAGGCCGTGGGACAGAACGACCAAGCGCCCTGACCTATGGCCTACAGGATGTCTGAGCCAGTTGAGGTCTAGAAAATCTCCGTCGTCCAGTTCCAACCGCTCCTTTACCCATGGGATGCATATCCCATGGGGGAGGAGCACTGGCCAGATGGTCTGGATGTGCCCGTTCGCTAGGATGGGGTGCGGCCGGAAGGTGGATTCGGTGAGGGGCATGGAGGTCCTGCACCATCCACCCGGCAGGGTGTTTTCGTCAAATCAGGTCTGATATCTGGCCTCCGGCCGTCTGGAGACCCGCCTCAACCCATCTTCCAGACGAGTCGCAGCCCATCCAGACGCAACGTCGCTCCCGCGATGGCCTTGGTCAGTTCGTCCTTCTCCTTGCGGAGTGCTTCGACTTCCTCGGGGCGCACGTGGTCGTTGATCTTTTGCAAATCCTCCAAGCGGTCGATCTCGCTCTGCAACTGGGCTTCCATGGCCTCCACGGCACTGGCGGTGAGCTTGGCCATCTGGGTGGCGGCCAGTTTCTTAGACGTGGAGAGCATGCTGGGCAGCACCTTTTTCTTAACGACGCCGCGATCGAGCAACTTGGCAATGTCGCCACGGTCCAGACGGGCGGGGCGGATGCCGTGGTCGCCCGTGCGGTCAGCCTGGGCGTGGTCCACCGTCACCAGTACGGGAGTGGCGGGCAGGAAGCGGTCGGCATGCAGGGAAGCAGGGGCGGTGCACTCCAGGATGTAGCAGGTTTCCAGGAGAAGACCCTCGTTGCCAGACCCTTTCCAGATCCCAAAAGCAGAATTTCCGGTCTCCTTGCCCAGCAGCTGGTCTAGGGCACCGCGCACGAGCGGATGGTCCTGGCTCATAAAGGCAGTGTTTTCGTGGGTGAGGGCCCGTGACCGGTCAAAGGTGATGGACAGCCCTTCTTCGGGCAGACCAGGCAGGGCCACATCCACATTCTGCCCCGGGGAGATGAGGTAGGTGCGATGGGTGAGCTCCTCGACCTGGAGGCCGAAGTGGTCCATCATCCGGATGAAGAACTCCTCGAACTCGCGGTCGGTGTCGAGTTCCTGGATCTGCTCGATGATGGCGGTAGCCTGGGGGATGCGGCAGGAGCTGAGTTCGAGGAGGCGGTCGTGCCCCCTCTCCAGCTTCTTGGTGATGAGCGTGCGCTGTTTCTTTGACTTCGTGATCAGTGAGGTCAGCTTTTTGGCATTGAAGCCCTCCAGCAGGGGATCGAGATCGGCGGCCACCGCAGCGCGGACTTCATTGGCCCCGTGGAGGATGCTCTGGAAAGCGTCCAACCCATCATGATACCAGCGTGCCAGTACTTCAGCCTGAGTGCCTGCCACGTAGGGCACGTGAATGTGGATCGTGTCCGTCTGGCCGATGCGGTCCAGACGGCCGATGCGCTGCTCCAGCAGTTCCGGATTCTCAGGCAGGTCAAAGAGAACCAGGTGGTGGGCAAACTGGAAGTTGCGCCCCTCACTGCCAATCTCTGAGCAGATGAGCACGCGGGCACCATCCTCTTCGGCAAAGTACGCCGCGTTGCGATCACGCTGCAGCATGGTGAGCCCCTCATGGAAGAGGGCCACATTCACATTCAGTTCATGAAGCAACAGGGTGTGGATCTCCTCCACCAGATGTTTGGTTTTGCAGATGAGCAACACCTTGGCGGGATCCAGCTCCTTGAGCTTCGTGGCGAGCCACTTCACCTTGGCGATCAGGCCGAGATCTGCCTCGTCGCTTTCCTCACCGTCTGAACCAGAGGCCTTGACGGTGAGTTTGTGCAACTCCGCTTCGCGCGCTGGGAACCCTTTGAGCGCGGCGCGCGTGTTGCGGAACATGACGCGACCGGTGCCAAACTCGTCCAGCAACTCGGTGATGAGGAGAGGTCGGGCGTCTTCGTCCCCTCCAGCCAGCGCTTCGCAGTGTTTCTTCACCCGCTCAGACTGTCCGCCAAAGAGCTTGACGTCTGCCTTGCTGAGCGGCTGGCCGGATTGCAGGCGGTCCACAGCTTGAGCGACCACTTCATAGTGCTCCGCCTCTTGCAGGAACTTCTCAAGAGACTGATACCGGTTGGGATCGAGGAGCCTGAGCCGGGCGAAGTGGCCCTCTGGACCAAGCTGCTGCGGAGTGGCGGTGAGCAGGAGCAGGCCGGGGCACCTGGCAGCAAGGGATTCCACCAGCGTGTACTGGGGGCTGGCGGCCTGCGGAGTCCACTCCAGATGGTGGGCTTCATCCACCACGACGAGGTCCCAGCCAGCTTCCTGTGCCTGCTGTGAGCGTTTTTCGTCGCTTGAAAGGAAACCCAGGCTGCAAATGACCAGCTGGCTTTCCAGGAAGGGGTTCGCGGACTCATCATGCGATTCCAGAGACTCGCAGCGTGCCTCGTCAAAGATGTGAAAGAGAAGGTGGAAGCGTCGCAACAATTCCACGAACCACTGGTGCACGAGAGCCTCTGGGACCAGAATGAGAATGCGCCCGGCACGGCCAGTCAGGTGCAGGCGGTGCAGGATGAGCAGTGCCTCAATGGTCTTGCCCAGACCCACTTCATCTGCCAACAACACGCGGGGCACCAGACGGCCGCCCACTTCGCCAGCAATAAACATCTGGTGCGGGATGAGATCCACCCGGCCACCCACGTAGCCTCGCACCGGGCTCTGGCGCATGCGGCTGCGGTGCTGGAGTCCCTTGATCCGCAAATCATAGCTGCCCAGCTCATCCACCTGCCCGGCAGTCAGCCGGTCTTCGGGCTTGCTGAAGCTGATGGAGTCCGACAGTTCCGCCTCTGGGAGGTCCCGCTTGTCTGTCTTGTACACCAACAGGCCGTTGGCTTCCTCCACGCTCACCACCGTGAAGTCCTCACCAGCGTGAGACTGCACCACATCACCCTCTGCAAAGCGGACACGGCGAAGGGGGGCGGACTTCAGCGCATATTGGCGGGTCTCTGCCGCGGCAGGGAAGAGCACTTCGAGCCGTCCGAATGACGCCTTTAATATGATGCCGAGTCCAAGCTCAGGTTCAGTATCACTAACCCAACGTTGACCGGAGACTGGCTGATCCATAGACATGACTGAAGAGAATGAGGGGCGGCACCTTAGCGGGCTGAGTGCAATGCTCAACCTTTCAGCACCTCAAATCCCAAAGATTCATCTGGCGTCTCAGGGGGATCCCTTCGAATACGTAGGCGTCACCCCTATCGCGGGCTCGCAATTTCAGCCAAACCCGTTGCCGCGTGCCTCCCTCTCCCCGCCCCATCGTACCTACCAACATTATGAAAGCATGGCAGATCGCACAACCAATCGGACCCCAAGGACTGAAGCTCATGGAAATCCCCACCCCAACACCTGGACCGGGCGAGGTGCTGGTGAGAGTGCGGGCCGTTTCTCTGAACTATCGTGATCTGGGGACCTCCCGGCGGGAGCGGCCCGGCAATCTGCCGTTGCCGTTCACCCTCGGGTCAGATTGCGCGGGTGAAGTCGCTGCCTTGGGCGCTGGTGTCACCCAGTGGAAGGAAGGGGACCGCGTGATCCCGGCCTTCTTTCAGAACTGGCCTGCGGGTGGGATGACGCAGACCATCATGAGAAGTGCTCTGGGCGGCGCGCTGCAAGGAGTGCTGGCTGAGTACATGATTGCCCGGGCGGACGCACTGGTGCATCTGCCTGCCACGCTGGATTTTTCGGCTGGAGCCACCCTGCCGTGTGCCGGTGTCACGGCATGGAATGCCCTCGTGGGTCAGGGCCAGATGCTGGCAGGCCAGACTGTGCTCACCCTGGGCACAGGCGGAGTCTCCATCTTTGCCCTCCAGTTTGCCAAGGCACATGGGGCGCGTGTCATCATCACCTCCAGCAGCGATGAAAAACTCGCTCGAGCCAGGGAGCTGGGAGCGGATGAGGGCATCAACTACAAGACGACTCCAGACTGGGAGCGTCGGGTTTTTGAACTAACTCAGAAATCAGGGGCAGACCAGATTATTGAGCTCGGCGGTGCGGGCACCTTGCAGAAGTCACTGGATGCTGTGCGCTACGGCGGGCGCATCAGCCTCATCGGGGTGCTCACGGGCTTTGAGGGGCTCGTCAATCCCTGGCCGGTGATCGCGCGCAGTGTCACCCTGCAGGGCATCTACGTAGGCAGCCGTGCGCATTTCGAGCAGATGAACCGTGCCATTGTGCAAAACAACATCCAACCTGTGCTGGACCGCACTTTTGCGTTTGAAGAGGCTCCAGCCGCCTTTGAGCACATGGCGGCAGGAGCACATTTTGGCAAGATCGTTGTCAGTGGCAGCTGAGTTCACCGGGGTGGAAGGTGAGAGTGAGGCCCAACGGTGTCCGCAAGTCACGCTTAATGATACGAATGTGACTGCGCGAAGACATTGGCACGACGGTGGCACGGCGGGTGCTTGAGGAGAATGTGCTGCATCGAGCCCTGTCTTGGGCGGTGCTGCACCTTTCAATTCAGCCCTTTTCAACCCCTGTATCACTCAAGACATGAACACGACCCTGCTCACCCGTGCCATTCGTCATCGTGCCTCCGCTGTGGCGGAGGGTTTCTCTCTTCCCGAGGTTGCCATCGCCGTTGCCATCGCCTCCATGGGCATGCTCACGCTGTTGGGCCTGATTCCCGCCGGTCTGGAGAACCTGCGCCAGGCGGGCGACTCCATCTCCTCCTCCCGCATCTGCCAGCAAATGATCGGTGAACTACAATCTGCTGACTGGGGCGACAAGACTGGCAGTGGTGTGGGTTGGA contains these protein-coding regions:
- a CDS encoding zinc-binding dehydrogenase; protein product: MKAWQIAQPIGPQGLKLMEIPTPTPGPGEVLVRVRAVSLNYRDLGTSRRERPGNLPLPFTLGSDCAGEVAALGAGVTQWKEGDRVIPAFFQNWPAGGMTQTIMRSALGGALQGVLAEYMIARADALVHLPATLDFSAGATLPCAGVTAWNALVGQGQMLAGQTVLTLGTGGVSIFALQFAKAHGARVIITSSSDEKLARARELGADEGINYKTTPDWERRVFELTQKSGADQIIELGGAGTLQKSLDAVRYGGRISLIGVLTGFEGLVNPWPVIARSVTLQGIYVGSRAHFEQMNRAIVQNNIQPVLDRTFAFEEAPAAFEHMAAGAHFGKIVVSGS
- a CDS encoding YheT family hydrolase, yielding MPLTESTFRPHPILANGHIQTIWPVLLPHGICIPWVKERLELDDGDFLDLNWLRHPVGHRSGRLVVLSHGLEGSADGLYIRTMTAALHKEGWDVLAWNFRGCSGEPNRLLRSYHSGESQDLRTLIEAKAGDYDQVALVGFSLGGNITLKYLGEQPPHPKVVAGAAISSPVDLAASARTLDQLWSNKLYLHRFLVSLISKIEEKHHRFPGKLDVRGLHRIRTFREFDDRYTAPLHGFANAADYWARCSSKPLLPRITVPTLIISARNDPFLPAECFPFAEAEANSLVELDVPASGGHVGFVESNSSTTSWLEGRVAGFLQRTPGRGKTVGCETTCSAPPPRFFDWQK
- a CDS encoding Wadjet anti-phage system protein JetA family protein, yielding MPAFSESLLREIRDLAFFRVLSGKNAMVYVDVLEALDRESEERPDGLAREEAIAMIAEILTDHPEFQPDTLTPEGEPTPAASFEDLEAISLTARDKARQVLDHLVRCRWLEEPPRRDWQRRVYFDAHSSTMMMALRKIAFPDAAVFTDKLLAVCALLFNEMEIIERPWQTVENCLSYARQGLNELRTMQKSVQRLTRRQLEEDTLKGNLEMVFDRYAEEVAHTCYAELVRARLPTRLPDAVRRIGERLMDSFDTMSAMQTEYLRRHDGMSAETARAKVRNALDELSRLLEMVLPMADEIDRRTADFTRRSLARFRYLQEVTGERRGEMREFFEQVNRMLKGRRFTGNWELEPELPPCRMPEAQIPAGRDSLYEPPQRRTALEQEAMADEELSDEDRDAGLRDMERALKESLSVRRANAFVADMPGGKGAAISSADLPWEETRSTADLLALILHAESPDARYRLETDRQVEETESPTLDPFPGGRVERFRLIKK
- a CDS encoding Fic family protein; protein product: MSTDYQPPFTLTPEILDLVAQISEEIGRQGFHQESSSAPALRRSNRIKSIQASLAIENNSLTLEQVTAVVSGKRVLGPPQEIHEVQNAFAAYEAMSTWNPVNEKHLLAAHRVLMSGLIKDSGRYRSGGIGIAQGDVIVHYAPPAARVPGLMKNLFHWLKKTRLHPLIASSVFHYEFEFIHPFSDGNGRMGRLWQTLVLSRWKPLFAFLPVESVIRDRQSDYYRALAQADKQGQSTPFIVFLLSAVLAALNEVASTDQAADQATDQATDQVKALLKCLGSEALSTLECMTKLGLAHRPTFRQNYLQPALDAGLIERTLPDKPNSPLQRYRRTQQRS
- a CDS encoding addiction module protein — protein: MSIAEIKKLPLAEKFQLMESLWQDLHAEISSAPVPLAHQQLLDERRARGAAGQAQLLDWDSAKNLIGQKQC
- the rapA gene encoding RNA polymerase-associated protein RapA; protein product: MSMDQPVSGQRWVSDTEPELGLGIILKASFGRLEVLFPAAAETRQYALKSAPLRRVRFAEGDVVQSHAGEDFTVVSVEEANGLLVYKTDKRDLPEAELSDSISFSKPEDRLTAGQVDELGSYDLRIKGLQHRSRMRQSPVRGYVGGRVDLIPHQMFIAGEVGGRLVPRVLLADEVGLGKTIEALLILHRLHLTGRAGRILILVPEALVHQWFVELLRRFHLLFHIFDEARCESLESHDESANPFLESQLVICSLGFLSSDEKRSQQAQEAGWDLVVVDEAHHLEWTPQAASPQYTLVESLAARCPGLLLLTATPQQLGPEGHFARLRLLDPNRYQSLEKFLQEAEHYEVVAQAVDRLQSGQPLSKADVKLFGGQSERVKKHCEALAGGDEDARPLLITELLDEFGTGRVMFRNTRAALKGFPAREAELHKLTVKASGSDGEESDEADLGLIAKVKWLATKLKELDPAKVLLICKTKHLVEEIHTLLLHELNVNVALFHEGLTMLQRDRNAAYFAEEDGARVLICSEIGSEGRNFQFAHHLVLFDLPENPELLEQRIGRLDRIGQTDTIHIHVPYVAGTQAEVLARWYHDGLDAFQSILHGANEVRAAVAADLDPLLEGFNAKKLTSLITKSKKQRTLITKKLERGHDRLLELSSCRIPQATAIIEQIQELDTDREFEEFFIRMMDHFGLQVEELTHRTYLISPGQNVDVALPGLPEEGLSITFDRSRALTHENTAFMSQDHPLVRGALDQLLGKETGNSAFGIWKGSGNEGLLLETCYILECTAPASLHADRFLPATPVLVTVDHAQADRTGDHGIRPARLDRGDIAKLLDRGVVKKKVLPSMLSTSKKLAATQMAKLTASAVEAMEAQLQSEIDRLEDLQKINDHVRPEEVEALRKEKDELTKAIAGATLRLDGLRLVWKMG